The sequence gtagcactcctcTTCAAAATAACATTGGAATAATCAAATAAACTTGGATAATTAAAagacaaaattataaaattatcattCATTACTATTAGCGTTAGTAAGTATTAGTATTAGTATTAGTATGTATTAGGAATGCCATGGTGAGGAGAAAAAAAATTGACAAAGAGTGAAGATTATCCTGTGTAATGCAtatcttttttatatatttagaCAAAAATTTTCATTCTTTACAAAAAATTTATTCTTCATCAAAATATTCTCTTAAATATTTATATCCATAATAATATTACAaaattatttacttatttatgatNNNNNCATCAGGTTGATAGCAATTTTCTGATTATATAAATGATTTTTAAAGTTTGTTTATTAAATTAGAGGAAAAAATGGACAAAGCCCATGTGCAATGGGGATCAAAAGGGGTAGTCCAAGGTTGGTCGGTGGATGTATAAGGATGGCTGAGAGAGGTCCACCTGCATGGTTTGGGAGTAATAATCTAGTACATGGCCAATGGGAATGGCGAGGTCAATTGATAGTTGACCAAATTAGGCCAGTATTTGACTGGGCGCTCCGTGCGACATTCCGTTGATTGTCAGTTGGTCAAGAGAGACCGATAGCTTGTCTAAAGTGGTAGATAGTTAAGGTTAACCAAACAATTAAATCTGTTGTTAATTTCAGTTTAATTACAAATTCAAGTATTTTTGACAATTAAGTTAGggtaaatttaataaaaattactttCATTATATCTGCGTGTACACACGTATATTTTAATAacgtaaaatattttttttttttgtcttcgtcttttcttttttttcatcctcctctttgagaaataaatctcaattaaactaagaaataaaccaaaattaattaaaagaataaaaaatttgatcaatacttatcagcagcattaagtgaacctcaattaacacacaaataaactgaaataaattaagaaatgaacTAAAATGATTTAATAATGGCAACAGAAAAAATCAGAACTAATAAAGATGTTTACAAAATATTGGtgttattgatgatgatgataacgaaaaaggaaaagaagaagacgcAACAATGGAGAACCTACGTGCGCAAATTTAGAAGAAGTAGAataaagaagaggaggaggagaaggaaaaagagaaagaaacagaaaatgagaaGGATAAGAATAAGGAGGCACGTGATTTAAAAAGTTGTTATAACAATTTAGTTAGACTTGGTCAAATATTTTGTTTGGATGTAGAGTTTTATTGTTTTGATTAACCAAAATTTTAGTTTAAGTTAATTAGTCGCTTTACACTATGAAGCACCAACACTTCCTTGATTTGTCGTGTCagtcggacacatttcggacacgacacacATCGATACTCATCCGACACGCACGTCTTATGTGTCCaatcgtgtcttaataaaaaataaaaaattcttctctggACACGcttggacacacttaaataccatcacgtgtcagcgtgtctaattttattcttaacatatatttttaaaataaatttaaatagtatatattattaattattaaaacaaaatgTATNNNNNNNNNNNNNNNNNNNNNNNNNNNNNNNNNNNNNNNNNNNNNNNNNNNNNNNNNaaataattaaaaaattaatttatattttaatatcaataaaatactaaaatataattataatttatctaaaaaatactttatattttatatatataccaTGTTCCCGTGtattacaaaaattttaaattcacgTGTCCGTGTGTCCCATGTCCATGTCCATGCATCATAAGTTTTACatgataaaattaattattaataggttaaaaaattagtttttaatgagttataaaaataaaaattgatttttacaTAAAACTTTggtttttgcaaaaaaaaaaatccgtTTTGTAAAGAAAAACCAACCttttgcatagaaaaatatggtttttgaaaaaaaactaattttttacaaaaaaattatttattttaaactaTATAAATtcgattttaatttataaattaatttttgtcactttaaaaatttaattttatctttggtAACATTTATTTCTCAAAAATTTGAAGACTAATCATCATTGAGACTATATTTATTAGGCTTTTTTACCAAAATACGCACCTGGAGAACATTAATTCCCAAAATGCGCATGGATGAAATGTTTCTGTAAATGCGCATCGCCATTTTGTGGAAGCTGCACGTGAAATGGAAATGAACTCCATTTCCTTTATGGTGCCCACGAAATGGGCATGCCATGTCAAGGAAACCACACACGAAATGGAGGGAGCAACTCATGGCTGGCGTCAGCGAAATGGGTGCACGGCTGAGCTCAGAAGCCATGTCCCTTGTACCGCACACGAAATGTCACAAATTTGTGTGTACTGCACACGAATTGGGACAAGCGGGTAGGCTATAAAAACCCTTCGCCAGCAGAAGTAAACCCACATTTCTCACTCTCACTTCTtctacccttctttcttctcCGAGAATTCCATTCTCACAGGAGCTACTTTCAGTCATTTTTTGTGTCATAATGGCATCTGAATATATTTATGTGGTTATATATCCCAATGGTGAAATTTCGTATACAGGTGAGGGAGTGACCTTTATGTGTGATGATCCACTTTGGATAATGATTTCTCCACAGTCCTGTCTACAGCAACTTAAAAATATTATTCTGATGAACACTGGGCTGATTGGAAAAAAGGAGATCAGTACGGTCATTTACAGGATGCCCGTTGCTGTAGCTAATTCGTTTACATATCAGAAGATGCATATCAAATCCGATCAGCACGTGTCGATGATGTTTTCATATCATCGCAGCATCGGAAGCATCTATTCGATGGAACTCTGCGTGAAGCTCCAAGATGTGGGGGGCAGCTCATCTAGTTCGAATAACGTGGAGGAAATGCGAAATTCCGGTGCTGGTGAAGGCATTCCATTTTTGGACATAGGTAGGGGTCGTAGTCCGTCCTTTAATGCCTTCGTGGCCCCCGCCCAGAATACAGAAATACCTGACCGACGTCCATTCCCGAATGTCCATGTTGCATATCCGGAAGGAATGGCCGACGGGTTGGCTGACTCATCTGAGGAAGACGAGATTGAGAATGATAGTGGAGAGGAAGCAGAGGTTGTTCCGGAAACCCAACCGGTTCAGGGCGATAGGGTCATCCCAAGTGTTGTTGAACCGATCAATGTTGCAAGGGTCGGAGCTCTTTCCAGCGGCACCCCCGACCATTACCTGCACCTCAGTCTTGGTCCAATGAACTCGACAAATGCAGAGGACATACCCAGTAACTATGGTTTGACAGGTGAAATGGAGCTAGAGGTTGGCCTGAAATTCCTGACTAAGGATGCAGCAATGCTTGCTGTTAAGAACTACAACATACGTCGAAGTGCGGAATTCAAAGTAGTGGAGTCAGATCATACCAGGTATGTTTGTCGATGCAAACTTTTTGGTGACCAATGTTCCTGGATGGTGAGGGTTGCAAAGACAAGGGCGTCCAAATTTTGGGAAGTTCAAAAATACCAAGGGCCTCACACTTGTTTGGCGTCCGCGACTTCGCAAGATCATGCTCAACTGGATTCAAATGTCATATGCCAGCACATATTCCCCATGGTTCAAGCAGACACAACCATTTGCATAAAGGTGTTGCAGGGATCCGTGGAGTCGGCATACTGATACAAGGTGTCTTACAAAATGGTTTGGCTAGCGAAGCAAAAGGCAATAGCGAGAATCTATGGAGACTGGGATGATTCTTATAACCAGTTACAGAGATACTTCAATGCGTTGCAAACCTTTGTTCCAGGTAAGCCTATCTATCGGATTGCATACTAGTTTTGTAATAGTTTTCATGCTCTTACGAATTTGCNNNNNNNNNNNNNNNNNNNNNNNNNNNNNNNNNNNNNNNNNNNNNNNNNNNNNNNNNNNNNNNNNNNNNNNNNNNNNNNNNNNNNNNNNNNNNNNNNNNNNNNNNNNNNNNNNNNNNNNNNNNNNNNNNNNNNNNNNNNNNNNNNNNNNNNNNNNNNNNNNNNNNNNNNNNNNNNNNNNNNNNNNNNGATGGAACTCTGCGTGAAGCTCCAAGATGTGGGGGCAGCTCATCTAGTTCGAATAACGTGGAGGAAATGCGAAATTCCGGTGCTGGTGAAGGCATTCCATTTTTGGACATAGGTAGGGGTCGTAGTCCGTCCTTTAATGCCTTCGTGGCCCCCGCCCAGAATACAGAAATACCTGACCGACGTCCCTTCCCGAATGTCCATGTTGCATATCCGGAAGGAATGGCCGACGGGTTGGCTGACTCATCTGAGGAAGACGAGATTGAGAATGATAGTGGAGAGGAAGCAGAGGTTGTTCCGGAAACCCAACCGGTTCAGGGCGATAGGGTCATCCCAAGTGTTGTTGAACCGATCAATGTTGCAAGGGTCGGAGGTCTTTCGAGCGGCACCCCCGACCATTACCTGCACCTCAGTCTTGGTCCAATGAACTCGACAAATGCAGAGGACATACCCAGTAACTATGGTTTGGCAGGTGAAATGGAGCTAGAGGTTGGCTTGAAATTCCTGACTAAGGATGCGGCAATGCTTGCTGTTAAGAACTACAACATACGTCGAAGTGCGGAATTCAAAGTAGTGGAGTCAGATCATACCAGGTATGTTTGTCGCTGCAAACTTTTTGGTGACCAATGTTCCTGGGTGGTGAGGGTTGCGAAGACGAGGGCGTCGAGATTTTGGGAAGTCCGAAAATACCAAGGGCCTCACACTTGTTTGGCGTCCGCAACCTCACAAGATCATGCTCAACTGGATTCAAATGTCATATGCCAGCACATATTCCCCATGGTTCAAGCAGACGCAACGATTTGCATAAAAGTGTTGCAGGGGTCCGTGGAGTCGGCATACGGATACAAGGTGTCTTACAAAAAGGTTTGGCTAGCAAAGCAAAAGGCAATGGCGAGAATCTATGGAGACTGGGATGATTCTTATAACCAGTTACAGAGATACTTCAATGCGTTGCAAACCTTTGTTCCAGGTAAGCCTATTTGTTGGATTGCATACTAGTTTTGTTATAGTTTTCATGCTCTTACGAATTTGACAACTCGTCGTAGGGACAATTGTTGACCTACAAACCCGACCATACTACGTGGGGAACACTCTTGATCGTGATAGCGTCATGTTTCACCAAGTATTCTGGTCATTCCCATCGTGTGTCGAGGCATTCAAGCACTGCAAGCCTCTAGTTTCGGTTGATGGAACACACCTGTATGGTAAGTACATGGGTACCTTGCTGATGGGAATAGCACAGGACGGAAACAACAACATTCTTCCCATAGCCTTCGCGCTAGTGGAACGGGAGAACACAGATGCATGGTACTTCTTTCTGACCAACTTAAGGAGACATGTGGCTACGCAACCAGATGTTCTACTGATCTCTGACAGGCATGCGGCCATAAAGGCTGCGCTGGAGCGAGAGGGTTGTGGCTGGGAACACAATGTTTACTGTGTCCGACACATTGCGTCCAATTTCGCAACAAACTTCAAGAGTAAAGAAGCCAAAAGACATCTTGTTAGCGCTGCATACTCGAAGACCCAAGAGCAGGCACAGTACTACCTAGAGTTAATCAGCGCGGAGGATCCGGCCACGTCCCCGGCAATGATGGCTTGGATAAGAGGGTTAGAGCCACCGAAATGGCTCCAACACCGGGATGAGGGGCGCCGATATGGTCACATGACAACGAACCTTTCTGAGTGTATTAACTCTGTGATGAAGGGCACTCGTAACCTTCCGGTGTGTGCAATTGTCAAGTCCACGTACCACCGTCTAAATGCATTGTTTGTCCAGAAGGGTCAGCAGGCAGAAGCACAGCTTGCATGTGGCCAGATGTTCTCCCAGTTCTTGCAAAAGGCAATACTTGCCAACAGGGAGGGAGTCACGCAGATGCTTGTCATATCGCACGACAGGGCGACATCGATCTTCACCGTCGATGAGATAGCCGGCATAGGGTCTCAATCTAGGTTCAGAGTATACCTCCAGCAAAGACGGTGCGACTGCGGCTACTTCCAGGCATTGCACTACCCATGTGCCCATGCGCTTGCAGCATGTGCCCATGCTAGGCTTGATTGGCAATCATATGTCGATGATATGTATCGGGTCGAAAATGTCTTCCGGGTATATCAGATGGAGTTTCCCCCCTTGCCGGATGAGGAAGTGTGGCCACCCCACGAAGGACAACTTCTCCGTCCTAATCCCCACCTGCGACGATCGATGGATGGCCGACCTGTGTCAACAAGAATTCGGAATGAGATGGACGACGTAGAGCCTGGACCGGGAAAGCGATGTGGAATTTGCAGGCAACCGGGGCATACTAGGAGACATTGTCCTCATGTCACTGGCACTTAGCGTTGTGGCTGGGTCGGATACTGAGTGTTGTTATGTTTTCAATTTATTTAAATTCTCGTCTTTAGTCGGTGTCATGTGATGTGTTTTAGAATTAAAGAGATGAATGCAATATTTCCTTTTCTTGTCAAATGATCACACAAAATTGAAACCCGTACTACATGAACATTAACAGCACCGATTTTATTACATGACAAtacatttaaataaataaaaccatAAAACAGAATACAGTACAAACCATAAAATAGACTAAAACAGCATCAAGTACAAACCAAGGGAAAATACAACCACGAACTACCACACCATAAAACAGAAGAAAGTACAAACCAAGGGAAAATACAAGCATCGGACGATAATAATTAACCTTAAAACCGTAACGTGAACTAGTGATGGTGTCCAGCATGTCCCAACCTCCCACCTGTACCATATGAAGGTGCTCGAGTGTCGCGGCGGGGACGTCCTGCCTGTGCCTCCTCCCCTACATCATCAGCCCCCGCATATAATAATCGACGGCCATCTAACAACGAAGGCTCGAACGGGTGCATCTGGGATCCGGCCGTGTCACCTACAGAAACAGATCTCCTCCTACCGACAGGGGGGTGACTACCTGAATCAGACGGTCGAAGTGCAAGTCCTAAGTCAGTGGGTGTGCGGGGTGATGCCTGAGAAGGAATGAATTGGTCTAGGCCATCAAATAAGGATGAAAAGTTTGTCCAACCAACTCGATCCATATGGTCAATCAGGTCTTGTGTACCGCCCCCCTGCGATGAACCACCCTCCTCGTAGGTACTATTGTAAGGCATATACTGATGGACCGTGGAGGATTGAAAGGGGTCCTCTGCGACGAACGGCTGCGGGCAGTAGACATCTCCAGGGAAATTCACTTCAACCTGGCGATGTTCCTGTTGACTCCAAACATTAACCTGACCTGGATCCGGAACTGGAGAATCTGGGACATGCATCTCATCAGCTCCGACAGCCTGATGTCTTCCACGGCGGGAACGATGGCGTCTCCTGTCCTGCGGAACTGCCGGTAGCTGAACAACTGGGCCTCTGCCGTACTCTGCCGGAGCCTCTCGGGGAATATCATCTCCTCGGGGATCATGGAAGGCCTCTGGGGGTGAAAGAAACCTCTTTGTTCTCGAGCAATACCACCGGTAATAATCATGACTGGGATGCAAGGTATCTGCCCTATCAATCTCTAGCCGATATGATACAGTCCGTCTGTTTGCCCATACTTCAAACCATGTCTGCAGGCGGATGGGCCACCATTCATCGTCGTTGCGAGCCGACTGGCGATGGAAGGTGTCTATGTTTAGTGGAGGGTTCGGTGGACCTTGTTTGCCGCCAAATTGCCGCATGACTCTATCGATGTTAACAATCTCGATCCAGCGGAACAGAATAAGTGGAACGACCGCCGTATAGAAATCCCCATGCGGAGCACCAAGAAAGTCTGCAGGCACCCTCGACAAAATACGTGCATCCCTGTACGGCATCCACACAAACTACCAAATCCAAAAGTCATTCACACAGGTTGACTAAATTTCATGGGACAAAACAATATCATGCGAGAGTTATGCAACAGGAATAGTTACCTCATCCACCTTCAAATTGTCCAACCTTAGCCGGTGCCTTTGTAAGCGTTGCTCGGCGTAGTCATTCTTTCCTCTCTTGCCCGCCCACCTGCGAAAGAATAGAATGAAATTATAACCACATTTAACAAATTACGCAGAGGAAATCAAAACACGAAGCATAACTACAGAAGATATGGAAGAAAATT is a genomic window of Arachis ipaensis cultivar K30076 chromosome B06, Araip1.1, whole genome shotgun sequence containing:
- the LOC107647404 gene encoding uncharacterized protein LOC107647404, producing the protein MASEYIYVVIYPNGEISYTGEGVTFMCDDPLWIMISPQSCLQQLKNIILMNTGLIGKKEISTVIYRMPVAVANSFTYQKMHIKSDQHVSMMFSYHRSIGSIYSMELCVKLQDVGGSSSSSNNVEEMRNSGAGEGIPFLDIGRGRSPSFNAFVAPAQNTEIPDRRPFPNVHVAYPEGMADGLADSSEEDEIENDSGEEAEVVPETQPVQGDRVIPSVVEPINVARVGALSSGTPDHYLHLSLGPMNSTNAEDIPSNYGLTGEMELEVGLKFLTKDAAMLAVKNYNIRRSAEFKVVESDHTRYVCRCKLFGDQCSWMVRVAKTRASKFWEVQKYQGPHTCLASATSQDHAQLDSNVICQHIFPMVQADTTICIKVLQGSVESAY
- the LOC107647405 gene encoding uncharacterized protein LOC107647405 — its product is MVWLAKQKAIARIYGDWDDSYNQLQRYFNALQTFVPAPRCGGSSSSSNNVEEMRNSGAGEGIPFLDIGRGRSPSFNAFVAPAQNTEIPDRRPFPNVHVAYPEGMADGLADSSEEDEIENDSGEEAEVVPETQPVQGDRVIPSVVEPINVARVGGLSSGTPDHYLHLSLGPMNSTNAEDIPSNYGLAGEMELEVGLKFLTKDAAMLAVKNYNIRRSAEFKVVESDHTRYVCRCKLFGDQCSWVVRVAKTRASRFWEVRKYQGPHTCLASATSQDHAQLDSNVICQHIFPMVQADATICIKVLQGSVESAYGYKVSYKKVWLAKQKAMARIYGDWDDSYNQLQRYFNALQTFVPGTIVDLQTRPYYVGNTLDRDSVMFHQVFWSFPSCVEAFKHCKPLVSVDGTHLYGKYMGTLLMGIAQDGNNNILPIAFALVERENTDAWYFFLTNLRRHVATQPDVLLISDRHAAIKAALEREGCGWEHNVYCVRHIASNFATNFKSKEAKRHLVSAAYSKTQEQAQYYLELISAEDPATSPAMMAWIRGLEPPKWLQHRDEGRRYGHMTTNLSECINSVMKGTRNLPVCAIVKSTYHRLNALFVQKGQQAEAQLACGQMFSQFLQKAILANREGVTQMLVISHDRATSIFTVDEIAGIGSQSRFRVYLQQRRCDCGYFQALHYPCAHALAACAHARLDWQSYVDDMYRVENVFRVYQMEFPPLPDEEVWPPHEGQLLRPNPHLRRSMDGRPVSTRIRNEMDDVEPGPGKRCGICRQPGHTRRHCPHVTGT